One Phaseolus vulgaris cultivar G19833 chromosome 11, P. vulgaris v2.0, whole genome shotgun sequence genomic window carries:
- the LOC137806051 gene encoding uncharacterized protein, translating into MAVLGPSMGIWDLGQNLGMQCSGDEEGVVGELDRLEVRDNEVNKKSKADSKCFSLWGDSNISWVHYEGVNGARSIVTMWHKEVFSYGSHVVGKGFIAIVGQHLKAKCQCVVVNVYAACNLKDKVVLWETLTTLKQSYVNLAWCVCGDFNAVRSEDERKGIRGSSSQKKEINGFNCFIESNGLVDLPFVGKKYTWFKSNGIAKSRLDRILVSEEWLNQWPASKQYVQPRMVSDHCALVLKSCVKDWGPKSFRSLDVWLAELGFKALVKENGDHILSMAIVCPHLKTK; encoded by the exons ATGGCAGTATTGGGTCCCTCCATGGG AATCTGGGATTTGGGCCAAAACTTGGGAATGCAATGCTCAGGGGATGAGGAGGGTGTGGTCGGAGAACTGGACCGTTTGGAGGTAAGGGACAATGAAGTTAACAAAAAGTCCAAGGCGG ATTCTAAGTGTTTTTCGTTATGGGGTGATAGTAATATCAGTTGGGTCCACTACGAAGGGGTCAATGGGGCAAGGAGTATTGTAACAATGTGGCATAAAGAAGTTTTCTCTTATGGCAGTCATGTGGTTGGAAAAGGTTTCATTGCAATTGTGGGCCAACATCTGAAAGCTAAATGTCAGTGTGTAGTGGTAAATGTCTATGCAGCGTGTAACCTAAAGGATAAGGTTGTGTTGTGGGAAACCTTGACGACTCTTAAGCAATCATATGTTAACTTGGCTTGGTGTGTCTGTGGTGATTTCAACGCTGTTAGGAGTGAAGACGAAAGGAAAGGGATAAGAGGTAGCTCAAGCCAAAAGAAGGAGATTAATGGTTTTAATTGCTTTATCGAAAGTAATGGTTTGGTGGACCTACCCTTTGTTGGTAAAAAGTACACTTGGTTCAAATCCAATGGCATAGCTAAGAGTAGACTAGATAGAATCTTGGTGTCTGAAGAGTGGCTCAATCAATGGCCTGCATCTAAGCAATACGTACAACCAAGAATGGTATCGGATCACTGTGCTCTTGTGTTGAAGTCGTGTGTTAAAGACTGGGGGCCTAAATCGTTCAGGTCTTTAGATGTGTGGCTTGCAGAACTGGGTTTTAAGGCATTGGTAAAGGAAAATGGGGATCATATCTTGTCCATGGCAATAGTATGTCCACACTTAAAGACAAAATGA